In Deltaproteobacteria bacterium, the genomic stretch CAGCTCGTGCTCATCGCATGCGCGGTGACGTCCACGTCGGCGGTCGCCGGTGGCCACGACTGGCATCGCTCGATCGAGCCGACACGCTGCGACACCAGCAGTACGATCGAGTACCCGGCGGCCCAGCGGTGGGTCACCCACCGCTTCGTGCCCGGCGAGACGCTCGCGCAGCTGGCGGCCCGCTACGGGCTGCGAGAGTCGGATCTGCGGATCCACAACGGCATCCGCTCCGGTGTCGATCGCCTGGCCACCGGCAAGCGCATCAAGGTGAAGGCGCGCCGCATCCCGCCGCCACGGCGCGAGCTCGAGTACGTCGTGGGCGAGGGCGATACCTGGCAGTCGATCGCGCGCGCACACGGTGTCGATGCCAAGCAGCTGCAGGCGCATCACTGGCCTTGGCGCGACAAGATGACACCCGGGACCCACCTGCGGCTGTGGGTCGACCCCATCGTCCACGACTGGATCGTCGGCGCCCGCGACGACGACCCGGTGCCGCGCGGCGGCTTCGGCATCGGTGCGCCCGACACGGGCACGCTCGTGCACGGCGTCGCGATCCCGGCGGGGGAGGGCTACGAGCTACGATTCCCCGGTGCGAGCTACGGCACCTCGCATGCGGTCGCCGAGCTGACCAAGGCGCTCGCGAGCTGGCACGCGCACACCACCTACGAGGGCGTGCTGCAGCTGGGCACGATGAGCCGCGAGCACGGTGGCGCGATCGGTGATCATCGCTCGCACCGCACGGGTCGCGACATCGACATCAGCCTGCCGCGGCGCGTCGACGTGCCGGCGTGGATGCCCCTGACGCCACACCGCGTCGACTGGCTGGCGCTGTGGGATCTCGTGGGTGCGCTCGCGGAGGTCGACGCGACCGTGGTCTACCTCGACTACGCGCTGCAGAAGCCCTTCTACCGCGCGATGAAAGCTCGCGGCGTCGACGAGGCCGAGCTCCGCCGTCGCCTGCAATATCCGCGTGGACATGCGGCGAACCTAGGTCTGGTCCGACACGCGAAGGGGCACGACGAGCACATCCACGTACGCTTCGGCTGCGGTCCGTGTGAGACCGAGTGCATCGAGCTGGGCGCGTGGGCCAGCGGCTAGCGCCTTGCGGAGTCGCGGCCATGACGGCGTTCTGACCCACCACGATCCCTGTGTCGAGGGACTCGTCGGGTCGCGCCGCCCAAGGATTCCGCGGTCTCGCGCCGCCGCCCGCCAGCGGCCCCGGGCGCCGCCCACCCGAGGCGGCGGGCTGCGGCCGTGCGCCCCACCACAGTGCCCGCTCCGGACATCCGCCCGAAGGTTGCGCGCCGTTCGGGCCCCGCCGTATCCTCCGCGGACCATGTCCACGTTGCGAACCTCCCTCGGATTGGTGATCTGTGCGTCGCTCCTCGGCGGCTGCTACGGCAATGTCGACGCCTTCGCCAAGCGGGCCGCGGCGCTCTCGTGCAAGCGCACCAAGAACTGCGATGGCTCGGCGTTCGACGAGCTGTACAAGGGCGACATGGGTCGCTGCAAGGACGACGTCGAGGACAACCTCCACGATCAGCTCGATCCGCTGATCGACGATGCCGGCTGCGACTACGACGCCAAGGAGGGCCGCCTGTGCATCAAGACCGCGAACAAGCTGAAGAACGAGTGCAGCGACGACGCGGATCAGGACATCGCCGACGACTGCGCCGAAGTGCTCGACTGCCCCGGCGATTGAGCCGCTCGCTTCACCCCGGGGCGGCCGCGTCGACCGCCGCCGGGTCCTCGCCACCGTGGACCGCGGCCTCGTCCTCGAGGCCGGCGTCCACGAGCTCGGCATACAGCCCGCCCTTCGCCATCAGCTCGTCGTGGTGGCCGGACTCCGCGATCTGACCGCCCGACAGCACGATGATGCGGTCGGCGCGTCGGATGGTGGAGAGCCGATGGGCGATGACGATGACGCTGCGGCCGCGCAGCAGCTGCTCGATCGCGCGTTGGACCTTCTGCTCCGTGATGCTGTCGACGCTGGCGGTGGCCTCGTCGAGGATGAGCAGCGTGGGCTCGCGCGCGGCCACGCGGGAGAACGCCAGCAGCTGTGACTCGCCGGCCGAGAGGTTGGCCCCGCGCTCGCCGATCTCGAAGCCGAGCCCGCCGCGCTCGGCGATGGCGGTGTCGGCCTGCACGAGTCGCAGCGCGTTGCGCATGCGCTCGGGATCGTCGGCGATGCCGGCCTCGCCGAGCGAGACGTTGAAGGCGACGTCGTCGTTGAAGAGGAACACGTCCTGCTGGACCATCAGCACGTGTCGACGCAGGCGGTCGGCCGCGACGTCGGCGAGCTCGACCTCGCGGCCGTCGACCGGTAGCGTGATCGAGCCGCGGTAGCCGTCGTAGAAGCGCGTCAGGATGCGGCCGAGGCTGCTCTTGCCCGAGCCGGTGCGACCCACCACGGCGATGACCTCGCCAGGGGCGACGTCGAACGAAATGCCCTTGATGACGTCGGGGCCGTCGGGCTTGTAGCGGAAGCACAGGTCGCGCACCCGCACGCCGCCGCGCCAGCCCACCAGCGGATCGGGGCCTTCGCCGCGCGGCTCGGCGGGCTCGTCGAGCAGGCCGTAGATGCGCTCGAGCGAGGCCGCCGCGCGCTGGATGGTCGCGAGCTTGCCGGAGAACTCGCGGATGGGCCCGAACACCCGCTGCAGGTAGTCGACGAACGCGAACAGCAGGCCCAGCGTGATCGCACCGTGGCCCGCGACGCTGGGCGCTGCGAAGTAGATCATCAGCGCGATGGTGAAGGCCGCGATGCCGTCCATCAGGGAGAACAGCAGCGCGTCGAGCACGTTGGCCTTCTTGGTGGCCTCGAGGTTGCGCTGCCCCAGGCGCTCGTACTCGCCGAGGGCGGCGCGCTCGCGCCCGAACAGCTGCACCACGGTCACGCCGGTGAGCTGCTCGGCGAGGTAGCCGGTCTGCGCGGCCTGGGACTTGCGGACCTCGAGCTGCAGCCGCCGCAGTGCGGCGCCGAAGTAGCGCACGATGACGTAGAGCACCGGCGCGACCGTCAGCGTGATGAGGGTCAGCTGCGCGTCGAGGGCGAACATCGCGACCACGATCGCGCCGATCATCACGATGTCGGTGAGGATCGTGAAGACCCCGAACGCGAGCGTCTCCGACAGCGCCTCCACGTCGCTGGTGGTGCGCGAGAGCAGGCTACCGATGGCGTTGTTGTCGTAGAAGCGGGCCGGCAGCCGCAACACGTGGCCGAACACCTGCCGCCGCACGTCGCTGATGGTGGCGTGCCCGCCCCGCTGCAGCGCGTACACCTGCACCGCCGAGCACAGGAACTCGGCCATCACGGCGACCAAGAAGCCGATGCCGAGCACGCGCAGCCCGACGACGTCGCGCTCGGGGATCGCGACGTCGATCGCGTGCTTGAGCAACAGCGGGCGCAGCGTCGTCATCGCCGCGACCAGCGGGATCATCGACAGGCCCATGAAGATCCAGCGCCGATGCGCACGCGCGAAGCTCCAGAAGCGTCGCAGCAACGCCCATGGGCTCGGCGCTGCGCCGCCGCTGCGTGACTCGTCGCTGTCGCTCACGGGCTGCCCTCTTGGTGCGCGTGGGTCTCGGCGTACAGGCCGCGCTGACGCAGCAAGTCCTGGTGCGTGCCACGCTCGACCACACGGCCGCCGTCGAGCACGATGATCTCGTCGACGTGCTCGAGCACGCTGGTGCGGTGCGAGACGATGATCGTGGTGGGCGCGGAGCCACCGTCCTGCCCCGCGCGCAGCGCCCTGATCGCGGCGACCATCTTGGCCTCGGTGCCTTGATCGACCGCCGACAACACGTCGTCGAGCACCAGTACCGGGCGCTGGCGGTACAGCGCCCGGGCCAGCGCCGCGCGCTGACGCTGCCCGCCCGAGAGCATCACGCCGCGCTCGCCGACCACGGTGTCGAGGCCCTGCGGCAGATGGGCGATGTCGTCGGTGAGCGAGGCCGCGTCGAGCACCTCGTCGAGTCGCGGATCCGGCGGATCCGGCTCGCGGGGCTCGCCCTTGCGCCCGCGGCGGGCGCGGGGATTGGCGTCGGCCAGGGTGATGTTGTCGCGCAGCCGGGTCGAGAACAAAAAGGGCGTCTGGGGCACCACCGCCATCGCCTCGCGCAGTGCCGACAGCGGCACCGTCGAGGCGTCGACACCGTCGATCCACACGGTGCCCTTGGGCGGCGTGTAGACCCGCGCGACGAGGTTCACCAGCGTGGTCTTGCCCGAGCCGGTCTTGCCGAACACGCCCAGCGTGCGACCCGGCTCTATGGTGAGCTCGATGTCCTGCAGCGCCGGAGTCTCGGTGCCCTCGTAGCAGAACGAGAGGTGGCGCAGCTCGAGCCGCGGCGGCGCGTGGATCTCGAGCTGGTGCTCGACCGCGGGTAGCTCGTCGGGGGTGTGCAGCAGCTCGGCGACGCGATCGGTCGCGATCATGCCGCGGCCGACCGCCGCGAGCACCCACGCCAGCGAGGTGAGCGTGCCGACCAGCGACACCAGCAGGGCGGTGAAGGTCGCGAGGTCGCCGACGCCGAGCTCACCCTGGAGCACGCGATTGCCACCGGCCCACAGCACCACGCCGGTGCCGGCGAGGCCCGAGAACGCGAGCACTGGCATGCCGAACGCACGGATCGCCGAGACCCGCAGCTGCAGGTCGAGGTAGACCTGGTTGCGCTCGTCGAAGCGACGCATCGTCGCGTCCTCGGCCGCGTGCGAACGCACGGTGCCGATGCCCGCGTAGGACTCGAGCACCCGGTCCGACAGCCGCGCGAGCAGCTGCATGCCGTCGCGCACCATCGCGAAGAAGCGCTTCACGGTCCAGCGCATGTACGCGGCACCGAACGCCACCGGTGCGAGGCACCACAGCGTCAGCTCCACATCGGTGCTCAGCATCTGGAACAGGTGCATCGGGATCGCGACGGCGACGTTGCACACCTGCAGGCCCGCGAAGCCCACCAGCAGGCGGACGGCGGTGGTGTCGTTGCTGGCGATGCTGACCAGCTCGCCGACCTTGCGGCGGTTGAAGAACGGCCGCTGCAACCCCAGCAGCCGCTCGAACAGATCGATGCCCAGGCGGAACTCGATCTCGCGACCGGGGTTGAAGAACAACGCGCGCGACAGCGTGCGCACGCCGATCACTGCCAGCGCCAGCAGCATCAGCTCGACGGCCATGCCGCGGGCGTCGGCGAGCGCCGCCGCGCCGTCGCGCTCGAGCACGTTCAGCGCCTGGCCCATGAGCGCCGGGATGCGCACGACGGCATAGTTGGTCGCCAGCAGTGCGATTGCACCGATGGTGTACTGCCGCAGGTTGCGTCGGGCGTAGCGCCCGAGGAAACGTAGGGTCGCGTTCACGGCGCTTGGGGGACCGCCTCGGCGTCAACCGGCCTTGGCGTCGGCCTTGGCGTCGGCCTTGGCGTCGGCCTTCGCGTCGGCACCGGCCTCGGGCTCGGCCACGACGCTCTCGTCCTTCTCGATGTCGTCGAGCGACTTGCCGATCTCGTCGAGCTTGGCGCGGATGTCGGTGAGCGCGGTCTTGAAGCCCTCGTTGGCGCTGATGTCCGGCGCCAAGTCGTTGCGGAGGTTGCCCCACGCCTGCAGCGCTGCCGAGATCGCGACCTCGGTGTCGCCGCCCTCGGTGCCCTTGGCCGTGAGCTCGTCGTGGAACTTGGTGACCTTGCTGGCTTCCTTCTTGTACTTCTCGTTCCAGCTGTCGAGCGCGGCCTGGCCGTCCTTCGCCTTCGCCCACTTGGGTGCAGCCTTCTCGACCTCGTCGAGCTGCTTGCGGATGTC encodes the following:
- a CDS encoding ABC transporter ATP-binding protein — its product is MSDSDESRSGGAAPSPWALLRRFWSFARAHRRWIFMGLSMIPLVAAMTTLRPLLLKHAIDVAIPERDVVGLRVLGIGFLVAVMAEFLCSAVQVYALQRGGHATISDVRRQVFGHVLRLPARFYDNNAIGSLLSRTTSDVEALSETLAFGVFTILTDIVMIGAIVVAMFALDAQLTLITLTVAPVLYVIVRYFGAALRRLQLEVRKSQAAQTGYLAEQLTGVTVVQLFGRERAALGEYERLGQRNLEATKKANVLDALLFSLMDGIAAFTIALMIYFAAPSVAGHGAITLGLLFAFVDYLQRVFGPIREFSGKLATIQRAAASLERIYGLLDEPAEPRGEGPDPLVGWRGGVRVRDLCFRYKPDGPDVIKGISFDVAPGEVIAVVGRTGSGKSSLGRILTRFYDGYRGSITLPVDGREVELADVAADRLRRHVLMVQQDVFLFNDDVAFNVSLGEAGIADDPERMRNALRLVQADTAIAERGGLGFEIGERGANLSAGESQLLAFSRVAAREPTLLILDEATASVDSITEQKVQRAIEQLLRGRSVIVIAHRLSTIRRADRIIVLSGGQIAESGHHDELMAKGGLYAELVDAGLEDEAAVHGGEDPAAVDAAAPG
- a CDS encoding ABC transporter ATP-binding protein, encoding MNATLRFLGRYARRNLRQYTIGAIALLATNYAVVRIPALMGQALNVLERDGAAALADARGMAVELMLLALAVIGVRTLSRALFFNPGREIEFRLGIDLFERLLGLQRPFFNRRKVGELVSIASNDTTAVRLLVGFAGLQVCNVAVAIPMHLFQMLSTDVELTLWCLAPVAFGAAYMRWTVKRFFAMVRDGMQLLARLSDRVLESYAGIGTVRSHAAEDATMRRFDERNQVYLDLQLRVSAIRAFGMPVLAFSGLAGTGVVLWAGGNRVLQGELGVGDLATFTALLVSLVGTLTSLAWVLAAVGRGMIATDRVAELLHTPDELPAVEHQLEIHAPPRLELRHLSFCYEGTETPALQDIELTIEPGRTLGVFGKTGSGKTTLVNLVARVYTPPKGTVWIDGVDASTVPLSALREAMAVVPQTPFLFSTRLRDNITLADANPRARRGRKGEPREPDPPDPRLDEVLDAASLTDDIAHLPQGLDTVVGERGVMLSGGQRQRAALARALYRQRPVLVLDDVLSAVDQGTEAKMVAAIRALRAGQDGGSAPTTIIVSHRTSVLEHVDEIIVLDGGRVVERGTHQDLLRQRGLYAETHAHQEGSP
- a CDS encoding penicillin-insensitive murein endopeptidase, producing the protein MRRLAQQLVLIACAVTSTSAVAGGHDWHRSIEPTRCDTSSTIEYPAAQRWVTHRFVPGETLAQLAARYGLRESDLRIHNGIRSGVDRLATGKRIKVKARRIPPPRRELEYVVGEGDTWQSIARAHGVDAKQLQAHHWPWRDKMTPGTHLRLWVDPIVHDWIVGARDDDPVPRGGFGIGAPDTGTLVHGVAIPAGEGYELRFPGASYGTSHAVAELTKALASWHAHTTYEGVLQLGTMSREHGGAIGDHRSHRTGRDIDISLPRRVDVPAWMPLTPHRVDWLALWDLVGALAEVDATVVYLDYALQKPFYRAMKARGVDEAELRRRLQYPRGHAANLGLVRHAKGHDEHIHVRFGCGPCETECIELGAWASG